From Calonectris borealis chromosome 9, bCalBor7.hap1.2, whole genome shotgun sequence, one genomic window encodes:
- the EPHB3 gene encoding ephrin type-B receptor 3, which produces MDTKWVTSELAWTTHPETGWEEVSGYDEAMNPIRTYQVCNVREANQNNWLRTKFIQRQDVQRVYVELKFTVRDCNSIPNIPGSCKETFNLFYYESDTDSASANSPFWMENPYIKVDTIAPDESFSKLESGRVNTKVRSFGPLSKNGFYLAFQDLGACMSLISVRAFYKKCSNTIAGFAIFPETLTGAEPTSLVIAPGTCIPNAVEVSVPLKLYCNGDGEWMVPVGACTCAAGYEPTMKDTQCQACGPGTFKSKQGEGPCSPCPPNSRTTSGAAMVCTCRNGFFRADTDPADSACTSVPSAPRSVISNVNETSLVLEWSEPQDTGGRDDLLYNVICKKCSVERRLCTRCDDNVEFVPRQLGLTERRIYISNLMAHTQYTFEIQAVNGISNKSPYPPHFASVNITTNQAAPSAVPTMHLHSSTGNSMTLSWTPPERPNGIILDYEIKYSEKQGQSDGIANTVTSQKNSVRLDGLKANARYMVQVRARTVAGYGRYSLPTEFQTTAEDGSTSKTFQELPLIVGSATAGLLFVIVVVIIAIVCFRKGMVTEHLLSSPLGRKQRNNTDPEYTEKLQQYVTPGMKVYIDPFTYEDPNEAVREFAKEIDISCVKIEEVIGAGEFGEVCRGRLKLPGRREIFVAIKTLKVGYTERQRRDFLSEASIMGQFDHPNIIHLEGVVTKSRPVMIITEFMENCALDSFLRLNDGQFTVIQLVGMLRGIAAGMKYLSEMNYVHRDLAARNILVNSNLVCKVSDFGLSRFLEDDPADPTYTSSLGGKIPIRWTAPEAIAYRKFTSASDVWSYGIVMWEVMSYGERPYWDMSNQDVINAVEQDYRLPPPMDCPTALHQLMLDCWVRDRNLRPKFAQIVNTLDKLIRNAASLKVIASVQSGISQPLLDRTVPDYTTFTTVGDWLDAIKMGRYKENFVNAGFASFDLVAQMTAEDLLRIGVTLAGHQKKILSSIQDMRLQMNQTLPVQV; this is translated from the exons ATGGACACGAAGTGGGTGACCTCTGAGTTGGCATGGACAACTCATCCGGAGACGGGG TGGGAAGAAGTCAGCGGTTACGACGAGGCCATGAACCCCATCCGCACGTACCAGGTGTGCAACGTGCGGGAGGCCAACCAGAACAACTGGCTTCGCACCAAGTTCATCCAGCGCCAGGACGTCCAGCGCGTCTACGTGGAGCTGAAGTTTACCGTGCGGGACTGCAACAGCATCcccaacatccccggctcctgcAAAGAGACCTTCAACCTCTTCTATTATGAGTCGGATACGGATTCTGCCTCTGCAAACAGCCCTTTCTGGATGGAGAACCCCTATATCAAAGTGGATACAATTGCCCCGGACGAGAGCTTCTCCAAGCTGGAGTCTGGCCGCGTGAACACCAAGGTGCGCAGCTTTGGCCCTCTCTCCAAGAATGGCTTTTACCTGGCCTTCCAGGACCTGGGAGCCTGCATGTCCCTCATCTCCGTCCGGGCTTTCTACAAGAAATGCTCCAACACTATTGCTGGCTTTGCTATCTTCCCGGAGACTTTAACGGGGGCTGAGCCCACCTCTCTGGTCATCGCGCCGGGCACCTGCATCCCCAACGCGGTGGAGGTGTCTGTACCCCTGAAGCTGTACTGCAACGGCGACGGCGAGTGGATGGTACCCGTGGGAGCGTGTACGTGTGCCGCCGGGTATGAGCCAACCATGAAGGATACCCAGTGCCAAG CGTGTGGCCCAGGAACCTTCAAATCTAAGCAGGGGGAAggtccctgctctccctgccctcccaacAGCCGGACCACCTCCGGAGCAGCAATGGTCTGCACGTGTCGAAATGGCTTTTTCCGGGCGGACACGGACCCCGCAGACAGCGCCTGCACCA gcgtcccctctgccccccgcagCGTCATCTCCAACGTGAACGAGACGTCACTGGTGCTGGAGTGGAGCGAGCCGCAGGACACGGGTGGCCGGGACGACCTGCTCTACAACGTCATCTGCAAGAAGTGCAGCGTGGAGCGGCGCCTGTGCACCCGCTGCGACGACAACGTGGAATTCGTGCCACGCCAGCTCGGCCTGACCGAGCGTCGCATCTACATCAGCAACCTGATGGCCCACACCCAGTACACCTTCGAGATCCAGGCCGTGAATGGCATCTCTAACAAGAGCCCTTACCCTCCCCATTTCGCCTCTGTCAACATCACCACCAACCAGGCAG CCCCGTCTGCCGTGCCTACGATGCACCTGCACAGCAGCACCGGGAACAGCATGACGCTGTCGTGGACTCCCCCAGAGAGACCCAACGGCATCATTCTTGACTATGAGATCAAGTACTCGGAGAAG CAAGGCCAGAGCGATGGCATCGCCAACACAGTCACCAGCCAGAAAAACTCAGTACGGCTGGACGGGCTGAAGGCCAATGCTCGGTACATGGTGCAGGTCCGGGCACGGACGGTGGCTGGATATGGCCGCTACAGCCTCCCCACGGAGTTTCAGACAACTGCGGAGGACG GCTCCACCAGCAAGACTTTCCAGGAGCTGCCTCTGATTGTGGGTTCGGCCACTGCGGGGCTGCTATTCGTCATCGTTGTGGTGATCATCGCTATCGTCTGCTTCAG GAAAGGGATGGTTACTGAACACCTCCTCTCGTCTCCTTTGGGCAGGAAGCAACGCAACAACACAGACCCTGAGTACACCGAGAAGCTGCAGCAATATG TCACCCCTGGGATGAAGGTTTATATTGACCCCTTCACCTATGAGGACCCTAATGAAGCCGTCCGGGAATTCGCCAAAGAGATTGACATTTCCTGCGTCAAAATCGAGGAGGTCATTGGAGCAG GGGAATTCGGCGAGGTGTGCCGCGGGCGCCTGAAGCTGCCCGGCCGCCGCGAGATCTTCGTGGCCATCAAGACGCTGAAGGTGGGCTACACGGAGCGGCAGCGGCGGGACTTCCTGAGCGAGGCCAGCATCATGGGCCAGTTCGACCACCCCAACATTATCCACCTGGAGGGTGTGGTGACCAAGAGCCGCCCCGTCATGATCATCACGGAGTTCATGGAGAACTGCGCGCTCGACTCCTTCCTCCGG CTGAATGATGGGCAGTTCACGGTCATCCAGCTGGTGGGGATGCTGCGAGGCATCGCCGCCGGCATGAAGTACCTTTCGGAGATGAACTACGTGCACCGGGATCTGGCTGCCCGCAACATCCTGGTCAACAGCAACTTGGTCTGCAAAGTGTCTGACTTCGGGCTCTCTCGCTTTCTGGAGGACGACCCGGCCGACCCCACCTATACCAGCTCCCTG GGGGGCAAGATCCCGATCAGATGGACAGCTCCTGAGGCCATTGCCTACCGCAAATTCACTTCAGCCAGCGACGTGTGGAGCTACGGCATCGTCATGTGGGAAGTGATGTCCTACGGGGAGCGACCCTACTGGGACATGTCCAACCAGGAT GTGATCAACGCAGTGGAGCAGGATTACCGCCTGCCACCCCCCATGgactgccccacggcgctgcacCAGCTGATGCTGGACTGCTGGGTACGGGACCGCAACCTGCGGCCCAAGTTTGCACAGATCGTCAACACGCTGGACAAGCTCATCCGCAACGCTGCCAGCCTGAAAGTCATCGCCAGCGTCCAGTCTGG CATCTCCCAGCCGCTCCTGGACCGCACCGTCCCGGATTACACCACCTTCACCACCGTGGGAGACTGGCTGGACGCCATCAAAATGGGACGGTACAAGGAGAACTTTGTCAATGCCGGCTTTGCCTCCTTCGACCTGGTGGCGCAGATGACTGCGGA AGACCTGCTGAGGATAGGGGTGACGCTAGCAGGGCACCAGAAGAAGATCCTGAGCAGCATTCAGGACATGAGGCTGCAGATGAACCAGACGCTCCCGGTGCAGGTTTGA